In bacterium, the genomic window TGTTTCCCGCCTGTTTCCTCCGTCGCAAGACACTATGGCGTCTCCGAACATTCGTGGCTTAAGTATCTATGCTATGTGCGAAGGCTTGTCCGGCCGTCGATCGTCAGAAAGGGTCTGTTTTTGAGCTTTAGGCTTGCGCAGATGCTGCTGCGTAAGGTCTTCTCTCGTCGCGCCTCGTGAGCGCTCGTGCGGCTATAGGAATTCGGCGGCGACTCAGAGGTGAAATCGCCGGGAAGGCGGCTAAATGGCTTGGGCGGAACAGGATTCGAACCTGCGACCCCCGGCTTGTAAGGCCTGAGGGCATAGTTCGCAGACCAGCCATATAGCCTACAAGCGAACGCCCAGTAAATGTAGTGTGTTGTCAGTGTGTCTTTTCGTTCACGCGGCCAACGCTTGTCTCACTTGCGGACATACCGTCTTGCGACACAATGTCCGGCATCTGATTCGCGGCATCACGAAGCTTACGGTCTGTCAGGTGTGAATATCTCAATGTCATGGCAAGGCTCTCATGTCCGAGTAGCCGCTGGACAGTGAGCAGATCAACGCCCTGATTGACCAACGTTGATGCTGCGGTATGCCGTAAATCGTGGAAGGTGAAGCCCACAAGGCCTGCTCGTCGCAAGGCACCCGCATAGCTCTTCTTGATGTCACCAACGGGGAACAGCTTGTCGTTCTCAGCCCCACGTGGCAACCCCTGCAATATATGCACGGCTTGGGGGCATAGGGGGACTGTCCGGGGAAGGTGGTTCTTGGATGTCTCGACGGTTAAGGTCTTGCTCGCAAGGTCAAGGTGCCGCCATCGCAATGCCATGAGCTCGCCTCGACGACAACCTGTCGTCAGTGCCAATACGACTATCGGATACAATAGAGGTTGTCTGCTCTCTCGACAGGCCACAAGCAACTGTCGTTGCTCTTTTATTCGCAGGAACTTCATACGCCGGGTTTCGGTGAACATGCCAATATGCGAGGCGGGGTTGTGCTCAAGCAGTTCCCAAGCGATTGCTAGGTTGAAGACACGGCGGCAACAGCTCATCTCACGATTGACAGAGGCGCCGCTCACCTCTTGCTTGCGCGCCATACGATAGCGGTCAAGGTCTTCTCGCGTTATGCTAATTGCAGGTCGCTTTCCAAACACTTTGCAGAGATTGGCCGTTAAGCTGAGATCCCGCTCATACGAGGCTGCTGTTTTTTCACTCTTTGACCACTTAAGAAATCGGTCGCAGAGCTGCCGAAATGTCAAGTCACAAGGCGGCTTTCTCCCATGGAACTTGTAGTCAGACCGCTCGACACGCCTCGCTGCCAGGCACTCCATTGCTCTTTTCTTGGAGGTATGACCAGTTGATTCACGGCGATAATTGCCTTGATAATCTTTGTAGCAAACCCACCAGATCCTGCCTCGCTTGAAGAGTCCTCTTTCTCTCGTGGTGCGTTTCTCATTAGGCATGGTGCTCATCCTCCTGTTGGCTCTTAGCTTTGCGACGATCGTTATGCCAGGCGTATCTACAGTCGTCTGAACAGAAGCGGTCCGAGGCGCGAATCTCCCAAAATAAATGGCCGCATTCCTCGCACTTACGCCATGCCAACCTGCGTGGTGTGCCTCGGGGTGGAAATCGCATGAAATTGAGTAACGCGTCGATGAGATTGACTTCAATGTAATCCCTGTTGCCTATCTGGTCGAGCTTGGTGGGTGGCAGGAATTCGCCTTCGCACATGTAATGTGCTGTATAGAGCTTGATGGGATAATAGGGATCGTCGATCCGACCATCGGATGTGATCCACTTTGCATCTTCCGTTCTGGGCTCGATGTGGTCTTCGTTGAAACTCTTGAGAACCTGTCTGAAGCTGTTTCGGCCCAGTTCGTATACTCTCAAAGATGGTCTTCTGTTGCGGTCGAAGGGATTGGGGATCTTAATATATTCGTTCCAAAAGATGTAAAGCGACTTCTCGCTTCGGCGTATTGATGGAGGTAGCCGCTTCCTTATCGCCTTCAGCAAGATACGGCTACTCTCGTGCTCAAGCAAAGGACGAAGGCGATAGCTGGAGATAGAGGTCTGGATCAACTCAAGGGAAAAAAGGAGTGGGTCGTTGTGTGTGGGCGGGACGAGCCGGGCGTTGAGCATCGCTCTTATGGCGTCCCAGCGGAAGTATCTATCGCATTGAGTTAAGGCGCGATCACGGTAAAGGTCCTCCAGCATCTCCACTGGCTCGTATCCCGTAAAGGAGTATGAAGCAGGCATATCATCCGGCTCTTCGAATTTGCTGTCCAGTATCTGCCGAATATGCCGCCACAGTAGTGTTGTTTCTCGTTTCGTATATTTGGACTTGGAGTCTGGCAGGTTCCTCTGGTCGTCAAGCAACCGCAGCAACTCAGGGATAGGCGTCGTCTCAACGACGTGTAATAATTCATTTCGCACGTATCTCATATTTTCTCTCTCGGTGATGTTCTGGCTCTACAAGGGCATTATTTGCCACTTGACACGGGACAATATAGTTTGATAGTCTCCTATTCGGACTCGCATGGCGAGTGAAGCATAGTTCGTCACAAATTATAATTACAGGAGAAATCGTGATGAGTAAAGAACTTATGACCGCGGGCGAAGTCGCGGACTATCTCCGCCTGAGCGTTAAATCGATCTATGAGAGGGTGCAAAGGCACGCGCTGCCCTTTGTCAGGATTGGTGACTCCCGTACCATACGTTTTCGTCGTAAGGACATGGAAGAGATGATCAAGGACGGGCATGTGCCAATGGAGAGACGGGGCGGGGGAGGGTAGGACCTATGAGCAGCAGCATGTCGAGTCGAGGTAGCACGTGCGAGAGACAGGCGATCTCGGAGCTCGGACGGGAGGCGGCGCAATGACCAGCCAAAAAGGCAGGCCGCGCGGGGCACTGTTTTCGCTAGTCAGCGCTCCGTCGGCCCCAAGCAATCTGTGTATAAGCAACATAGAGCAGCCAGCTCACGGTTGTCAACGCCGCACGCCGGTGGACATTGACCAACAGCTCGTTGACAGGACGTTGGACCAAGCTCTGGACGTTGCGCTTCTGACGGTCTTCGGCCAAATCGCGATGGCGAGGGGGGGATTATGAATCTAGTCGATGAGGTGCGCCGTGACGGCATACAGCTGAAGAAGGTGTCGGGCACATCGGGCGGGGAATGGCATGGCCCGTGTCCATTCTGCGGAGGTAAGGACAGATTCAGAGTCCAGCCGGACCACAACGGGAAAGGCCGCTGGGCATGCCGGCAATGTGACAAAAGCGGCGACATCTACTCCTACCTGCAAGAGAGGCGGGGTATGAGCTTCCCCGAAGCGAAACAATACCTCGGTGAGACGCAGCCGCCCAGGACGACGCCGATACTATCCCAAGAACAAGAGCAACAGAAGCGTCTCGCCTGGGCGAAGCTGGCCGATAAGCTCGTCAGGGAGTGCGAGGCGCGGCTGTGGACCGATAAGGGGAAACAGGCGCTTGAATACCTGCGTGGCCGGCTCCTGCGCAATGACACAATCAAGACAATGCGCCTCGGATACAATGAGCTAAACGGGCGACTGTTTGGCACGACGGGGTCGAAAGTTGCAGCAGGCATAACAATCCCCTGGCTCGTGGACGGTGAGGTGGTATGTGTCAACGTCCGACGCCTGAAGCCACAAGGCAAAGAAAAAAGATATAAGGCTGTCGGTGGCAGTAGCAAAGACCTCTACTTCCTGCCAGTGGATGATAAGACGCTTTGTGTAGTCGAGGGTGAGCTCGACGCGGGCCTGGTGCTTCAAGAGCTCGGGCTATCGGTCGCAGCGGTTGGATCAAACACGGCCATCAGCAACGAGCTAAAAGCGCTGGTCCAGAAGTTCGAGTGTGTGGTCTTGATACCGGACGGCGACGAGGCCGGTTCGAACATGGTCGAGAAATGGCAATCGCAGTTTGATAACATCCAGGTGTTCAGGTTGCCCAGCCATGATGTAACCGATTTCGTGAAGTCCGGCGCAAACCTAGACGCTTGGTGGCGCGAGCAAGAGGACGCAATCGGCAAGGTCGA contains:
- a CDS encoding tyrosine-type recombinase/integrase is translated as MPNEKRTTRERGLFKRGRIWWVCYKDYQGNYRRESTGHTSKKRAMECLAARRVERSDYKFHGRKPPCDLTFRQLCDRFLKWSKSEKTAASYERDLSLTANLCKVFGKRPAISITREDLDRYRMARKQEVSGASVNREMSCCRRVFNLAIAWELLEHNPASHIGMFTETRRMKFLRIKEQRQLLVACRESRQPLLYPIVVLALTTGCRRGELMALRWRHLDLASKTLTVETSKNHLPRTVPLCPQAVHILQGLPRGAENDKLFPVGDIKKSYAGALRRAGLVGFTFHDLRHTAASTLVNQGVDLLTVQRLLGHESLAMTLRYSHLTDRKLRDAANQMPDIVSQDGMSASETSVGRVNEKTH
- a CDS encoding helix-turn-helix domain-containing protein translates to MSKELMTAGEVADYLRLSVKSIYERVQRHALPFVRIGDSRTIRFRRKDMEEMIKDGHVPMERRGGGG
- a CDS encoding primase-helicase zinc-binding domain-containing protein — protein: MNLVDEVRRDGIQLKKVSGTSGGEWHGPCPFCGGKDRFRVQPDHNGKGRWACRQCDKSGDIYSYLQERRGMSFPEAKQYLGETQPPRTTPILSQEQEQQKRLAWAKLADKLVRECEARLWTDKGKQALEYLRGRLLRNDTIKTMRLGYNELNGRLFGTTGSKVAAGITIPWLVDGEVVCVNVRRLKPQGKEKRYKAVGGSSKDLYFLPVDDKTLCVVEGELDAGLVLQELGLSVAAVGSNTAISNELKALVQKFECVVLIPDGDEAGSNMVEKWQSQFDNIQVFRLPSHDVTDFVKSGANLDAWWREQEDAIGKV